A window of Hypomesus transpacificus isolate Combined female chromosome 7, fHypTra1, whole genome shotgun sequence genomic DNA:
GATAAGAAGACGATTAAACCAAGGAGTATTAAGCCTGGCACTGGCAGAATCGGACGCCGTTAATCAGCTGTATGAAGTGGAGGAGCAGATCGAGGCATGGAGATTAACGCTGCCCTCGTACCAAAAGCCCTTCAGAGGGCGGAGCTCAGCTGGCTGTCAGTCAGGATCAGAACTCTTCACGGTGACACGGGCATCCAGCCTTAGCATGCAGTCGTGGGCACATGGCAGCTGGATGAAATGGTCTTGAAGATGGACAGGGTTTTATGTGGTTTTGCTAACAGGACATATAGCagtgggtggatgggtgggagacataaaaatgtaatttaaaccCTTTAATGGAAAAAAAGACCTTGAAGGGACAATGAAGGCACACATGGAACATAAATCTGTCTCACTATGTGTGTCAGTAATTGAGGGAAGGGGCTTGCGTCTCACAGAAGAGCCATCACAGCAAGATTGGCCTGCAGCCAGCAGCTGTGTATTAATAGCTACTATGAAAACCAGAATGAACCACCAATTGCCAACGGTCACGAGGGTGAAATATTTGTCGTTATAAGGAATGCCCAATGGCTGGCACCTGGTGCAACTCCCTCTTGACTATGAAGATTTTCTTCACTCCTAGATGCAAGATGTTTTCACATTAGCTTTCTAAATACTTTTCACTCTTCTGAAGATTctctttctcaaaactgcatTAAATCCTGCATTTGTTCCAGCATACAGTTTTCAAGTAAAACATCCCAAAACATGTCCTTTATTAATGGCCAATGATTTAGAAACAAATTAGTAGACACTACAAATGAGATGCTGTCAATAACACTGTGACTGCCTCACATGATTCATGCTCGTTTAGTAGAAAAAGCATGCCAGCACTCATTCTTGGCAGCCTGCAGCGTTAGCACTGGCAGTGCCCTACCATGCTGTCAGCTCGTTCAGACCCAGGACTTAATGATGAAGCTTGCTAGTCACCAGTGACCTCTGCTATCACAACAGTGTTTTACTTTCTTTGGGCTAAACAAACCATTTTGGAACACTATGTGGAAGCATATCAACTGGAAATTGTTGCAGCATGTGGATCCTACCTTTCTAGCATTGCATTGGTCTATATAGACATCCAGAATCTTTGTGGAGAAGGAATCTGGTAAACCACACTGACTAATCAACCAGACTgtactctttctttttttttttttacttcattaACAACATTTATAGTGACAATCAACCGTATAACTAGATTGGTCCTATATCTTCCACTTCAGAAAATAACCTTGTGAGTTTATGTTTACCAGGCTAGACCAAAATAAAGAGGCTTAATCTTTTTAGAAAACACTCACTAGAATACACTTGCTAGATGACACTTgtgaacatgcacacagacccagagaatagaggcagagagggatgaaggcCGAGTCATTAGCCCTGGGTTGTCATTTCCCAGGATCCTCTGCTGCTTCTGTGTGAAACAGCCAGCCTACCAGCATGAGGAAAATCCCATGGCAGAGGTCAGAGACACATGGGATACAGCACTCAGACAGGCCACAGGGAtggccctccttcctccctctccaaaATACCCTGACTCTCTGGGCCAGATGAGAGCACACGGCGGTCATCAGGCcttcaggggagaggaggccacGGTCAGAGGTCTCGGTTAGCTAATGGAACGGAAAGGAGGAATGGTGGGCAGGACCGTGGAGGAAGAACGCTGTGCTTGGCTGTTCCCTCTCTGTTGACTCAGTGTCACACACAAATACGCACACAGGTCCTGGGAACCAACGTGACATGTTAAAGCGTTACCAGCTTGACCATTAACGGTCAAAAACAGGAAAATGCTCAAACTCTAGTATGCTAACAGGAATGCTGAGTTTTTGGACATCTACATTTAAGGGCAACACTGACTGAGCATGTTTTGAGGTGACCAAATCCTCAATTTAAATTCTTAAGTGTGTAAGAttccaaatacattttgaaaacacACAAGGCAAAGGATACACTACTATCTAACCTATTCATCGTAACCATAGGCCGTTAGATTTCAACACAACCTGTGTGATTACCCTTCAAATGAAGGTACACAAATGTCAAAGAGAAGCATTCCCTCGGGCCCTCAGCTGGAGTACAGTCTGCCCTGCGGAGGTCTGCCTCTAAAGGGCAGTCTGGAGTACAGTCTGCCCTGCGGAGGTCTGCCTCTAAAGGGCAGTCTGAGGAGAGAGCTGTGGTCTCCTCAGACACCTGACTCTATCCATAAActcacctcttctctcttcaaCACTCaaacatttcctctctctctctctgacgcaCACATTTTCCCTCATGCGCAGGGACTATTTTCCTCTCGGTTGCTCTctgacacaaagacacagacacatactggtTTCTCCTCATCTATTATGGACGAGAGCCACAGAAACAGGGTACGGCTGGGTGGAGGGTCCTCCCTGGAGGCTTCAGGGAGATTCCCCTGAAGATCCAGTaggcacttcctgtttacacCGCTGCCCTTAGAGAAGTCCTCGGCTGTACCAACGTCACAAACAATACAACGGTTTTGGCTTTGGTGATGATCCGCGTTACGCAACACACTTTGCATTATGCAACATCTTTGGTGCACAAAATCCTTGAGGACCAGGGACAGAGCCCACAGATGGAATGAGTCTGACTCAGACTTTGATAATAGTATAATTTGAAGGTAGGATGAACTGATAGTGCCTGCTTCAATACTTTCACTGTACTTCTGTTTCAATTCttagtaaaaaaaactgtttgaaAACCCTGCCCTTAACTAGATGAATATGATTATGGTTAATAAGGGTTTTTCAGCATACCACTACAGTTTATGTTCTTCTCTCAGTCTGCTGCAGAACTAGCTGGGTTCACAGAACACAAATGATGGAGTAAGAGTGTAGCTCTTTGACAGCAGGAGGAAGATACTTGATGTAAGACCTGAGCTGAATCAAATCCTGGTTTAAGCTTTTACACCTCAATCAAACCTCAATGTACCTGTTCAACGCTAGATGCCCTGACTGGAAGTAAAACCATGCCAAGCAGGCCCAAAGCAAACCATTTAAAGTATTTGAATAGTTCCATGTATTTATTGTATGACTTATAAATAATACATATTTAAGAGGGTGTATTTCAGCCTTTATTAACATAGTATTTACAAATGACAGTATATCAGTAATTGTACTATTGGTTATTCAGAAGAGGTCTTCTTCTGTGCATCTCCATAGAGGAGACCTCCAACCAGCTCCCTCACGGCTGTGGTGTCCTCGGGGTCTGTTGGGGACACAAATGGTGGTGTTGACCTTTGATCAGACGCTTGCTGTCTGACCTGACTTTTCCTCTGGGGCCTGGGCCTTTTGACCTGGatggttgtaggttcaaattcTTTCGAGGGAACACTGTTTACTCTGCCTCTGTGAAAGCTTCAGAGTGTCCTCTGTGATTGTGGGCTGGGTTATGGGATGTTGATAGAAGTGGTgtctaaatgaaaatgaaactgTGGGGACTCAGACTCGGAGGTTTAAAGGTCTCTTACTGCTGCCTACCATGGCCTTGTCCATGGCTAAGCAGAAGGAATTATCAGAGGATGATTCACGATGGTTACGCCAATAACAGGCTGCATGACTTTGCTGGTAATTAATGAAAGTGCATTACAGGAGGACATTCAATCAAGAGCGAAATAATGGAGTGGTAGTAATTTGAAGTGTCACATTTGGCCACATGGATTGACCATACACTCTTAAGACCATGCCCATTTTAGCACTGTTAATGTAGAAGTTGCCTTCCACTTTGTTTGATATTTCATCATAACAAATCTTCTGTTTAATTTAGGGTGGAATAATCCACATAAAAACAGGAATGTAAACTAACCAACCGTTCAATCATGACTGATGGAAAGCTAGGACAATTTAATTAATTTTGGGGAAACTACTTTAGCATCTGTAGAAATTATTTTGGAATTGTGTCAACTCTGAGCTTAAGAGCTAGCACTTAGGAGGCAGGCTCTTCACAGCGGAAGTGAAAGCTCTGAAAGACAAATCCCTCAAAAGGTACAGTATAAAGTGCTTCTTACTGCATAATGCAAAACTCCAACCTCTGCTTGAGAAAATCACCCATCTGTTTAAACTATTTGCAATAACTGCCTCTAGACTCCCGAACATGATATTATTCACAACCCTGATGGACCACCAGAAAGAGATAATAGTTAGTTACAGGTCTTTTGGCGATGACCCGGGCGATGATATGGGAAAAAATAATCACACACATGATGAAAGCTATGAGCTACACTGTAGAGCATATACCCCCATCTATTATCCATGAGCTGATGTTCATCTTGCTAAACTAGGCTGAGCCAGTTCTATCCCCCTCTGCAGCATGCCAGAACGGCTCCTCCTGTTAACTGCCtgcacatccctctctccttccctctacaCTGCAGACCTatactcgctctctctcacacatcccctttctcccctcatTTATACATCTGCCTTCCCTACTCAGTTTCACACTCCTCTGTATGTCActattcctctccctctcctctgcctctcctgtgcctctgcctctcctctgcctttccctctcctcttcctctctctgcctctcctctcgctctgcctctccctttccctctcctcttcctctctctgcctctcctctgcctctccctctgcctctccctctcctcttcctctctctgcctatcCTCCGCACCCCTCGACTAGTGTCCCATGATGAGTTAGGTAACAGTGCTGAAATCAGAGCCAGGAGGAACAACAAGCCCAGAGGTTGAATTATTAACTGGTGCAGGAAGCTGGACTGCTATTAAGCAGATCAGGAGGTGACTGTAAGAGCTCAACCCTGTGGTGCACTCAAGCGGCACGCTGTGAATGGAACTATGAGGGTAATCATTTCCCTGGTCAAACTGGTTTGTCTTCCATGCTAGAGTTGTCTAACAACAGACAGTTGAACAGATCCCCTGCCGTCAGCATGGCAGGTCTCTGTTCAGGTCCTGCCTCTCTAAGTTAACCTGTCACAATGAGTGACATGTGATCATCCTAATGGATAGCAGCAGAGCTTCTAACATACTATgtaagtatgtatgtatgtatgtatgcatgtatgcacATCCTGGGTACTTACATGTGAAACATGAGGCATGCAATGCCTATGCACTGTCAAAGCTAATCTTTCACCACCATTTTAAATGGTAACATTCCCCACATGCTGAATTGTGTCGTATTGTTTACTGTGTACTGCAGATTATGATGCAGTAACTACTGGACAGTGTGACTGGGCTGCTGAGCAAGAACTTCcctgaggagggatggagagagagagagagagatgaaagagctAGAGAAATGAGAGGCACCCTGTGCCCATGGATTACTGTGGCCTCTATAAATACTCAAGTCACGCCTAACCAGAGACTGCTGGCGGGGCGCAAATTTACATACATTTGGATGAGGACACACTGTTTATAAAAAAGGCATTGTCTATTTAGCCCTTTCTCCCCTGTGTTCGGCACACTTGCGCGTCAGTATTCATTCATCGAAGATTAGATTCATTGAGGAACGCCACAGGGTGGGAAACGTGTAGAGCCAGTTCCTTAGCCGGCCAACTCACCCACTCCCAGCTGCTCTAGCCGGGCCTTGAACTCTGATCGCTCCTCCAGAACGCGGAGCAGGTTGGTGGGTTCCATGCGCTCCAGCTCCACCCTCCAGTAAACAAAGATCTTGTGGTTGAAGCTCACATAGACCAGGCATGGGCTGTTCTTTCCATCCTTGCAGGTGTACTGGCCTGATTCACGCAAGACACACAACACCCCAGGAGCAGTTAAGATCATCTCCATTCAGTGTGCCAGCGTTCATTAACGGCATGGTTTATTTCACGCATATTAACAAGATGGTGATTCTTTTGCGTGGATATGGTGTGATATTGAAGTCCATCTGAGGTTGTATGAATGCATGTGACAGCATTCGAGTGAGCTGTGTGATTCACACGGTGCACTGAAGCATGGCTCACCAGAGGAACTTCACTCACACTGCGGACACTGAGCTAACACACACTAAATGACTCCAACCATTGGGAATACATGCTGCTAAACAGAAGGCAAGAGGATCATGTGCACAAATAAGTTTGAAGCATGGAGAGAACAGAATAAGAATGAGCTCCTGTATTGTCTGTACAGTGGACCCAGGACTCTTTTTGTCATTGGTTTTCTTGAATCTTTTTATGAAATAATAATATTATCTCTCTCCATGTAGAATGAGGGTAGACCGGAGTCAGTTTACGGAAGGGAAAAGACAAAAGACGATGATATTCGTTTGCTGTGAGAGCCAGAACTTCAATACTGCCCCCTAGAGACAACTTTTGGTGTTGGTGTGGATTATTATTCAACGCATGTACTTGGTCTAGACCGTTACAAGAACATTTGTTAAAAGTGTGAAAGGTTCAACTGACAGACCAAGACAAGAAACTGATAAGAATCATAGATTGAGGGACTCATATCTACACAGTGAGTCAGCGAGGTCTCACCTGCACAGAATGCGTTCACATTCTCATCAAACTGGAAGCGGACGACCGTGCGATTTTGGTCAATGATGTAAGTTTGACCGTCCCAAGCGCAGGCAACCACCTCTTCACTGCCGTCGCCCTGGaaatagtcacacacacaatcagataaccatcaaataaacacaaacaagtTACCTTAGATACATACATTCTGTGGATACTGTACCAATAACTTTATCTCAAACCAAATTTTAAAATCTATGCACACACAAGGCAGATGTGTATAAACTCACAGTCACATCCAGCTTCTGAAGGGCAAAGAGTTGGTGATCTACTTGCACTGACCACATCAACTGCTCTGAGCTGTCCATCAACTTCAGGGTACCTAGAAGAACCACAATCCCATCGACCCATCAACCTATTATTCACAACAACAAATGGCTGAGATTTTACATTGTATTGTAAGTATCTGGCACAAAGCATTGTCCTTAAGTGTCAATATCTGGTTCACCGAGGGTTAAGGAAAAGCCAATCAATGTAACTGAGTGCTATCTCAATTCCCTCCGTCAGCAGAGGCCTGATGAGGAGCTGTGTCTGACTTGTCATCAGACTAAGGAGAGTGAAGAGAGGAACCTACACCTGGGTCCACTACAAGGACATGGGGGACAACAGAGCAGAGGCCGACCTCAGATCAACGCCATCTCTTTTTCATTATTTCTCTACTTCTTTGCCtcggtatctctctctcactgtctgtttacctcagtttctttgtctctctacagtatctctttctctccaggtgTTTCTCGCCCCCATCTGTcaatctctctgcctctgtttctcAGCAGCACATCCGACACCACAGAAAATGTAAATTGTTGGAACATTTTCATTTTATTAAATACCAGCATCATTTCCATCTTCTCTCAGTGAAACTCATTACACTTTGATCCTAATGGGCTTACACGGGCATGTCGAGCAGTCTCATGGAGACTGGTAATACACGCGTCTGTGGTAGGCTTCTCCAGCAGCAATAATCCTATCGGTTCCCTCTCCTTTAAATATTGATTGTCTCTCCAGTAGCTCACACAGGTCTCTGTCTACATCTGCTACTGTGTGACAGCTCAGCTACTGGATGTTCACCACCCTTCCCTCAGAGTCATGATTGTCATCATACACCATCAGCAGCATTTTATTGTTGGTGTTTTAGGCTGTTTTATCATGGAAATGCTAATAAGTGAATATGTATTTGTCATTAGCCCAAGAACTAAAAAACAGCATATTGATCATCTCTACCAACTGACTCACCATCCAGTGTGCAGAGAGCAAAAAGGCCAAATTTTGATGAGTCACCTTTGGAACCTGTTACAAAAATATACATATGTTTTAGCCAAAGTTAGTAAAAAACCTCAGCATATTTCAAAATTTTCAGTTATACAATTTATTGtgtagttattataaataaatgTTATGTCGACATTAAATGTATGCTACTATTTCTCTATGATGTACCTCGACTGATGCTACCAATAAGATGAGTGGAGACGTTCTTGTTGTGGATCCGCCCAGTGGTTAGATGTAGAATTACATCTCTAGAGGGGCCTTCACTGTTATTTTCATAAAACAATATTAACACAATATAAAGACaagaacaaggtacacacaagGTACACATAaggtacacacacctccacccccccacaccctatGGCCTGAAATATAGTATCCGAGAGCCACAACATAGTTAATGCACACCAATAGTATGTTTTCATTCAAACTATGAGATGTCTTCATATATAGCAGGTAGTACGGAAGCTACCATGCTGGTGTGGCTGGGGCATCGTCTCCAGAGCCAGAAGAGGCCTGCTGTGTCCAGGAGCAGAGCAGAATAGCGTAGCCACAGCCGGGCTGGGACACCATCAGCTCTGGTGATCCCCCAGGGCCTGGGTTGACTGACAGGCTGTCCACCTGTCACAGAGGGAAAACAGAAGATAGTGCAGGGACACTTCAAATGTAGTTTTCATTCAATTTAACCTCTTCTTTATGGAGCGTTCATACTGATCCAAGTGATGAATACCTGTCCCTCTAGGAGCCACTTCTTGAGCAAGACCAGCTGTCCAGTGCTGGGGTCAGAGGAATCAGAGGGTTCCTCCCAACGGAATGCTCTCACCACACGATCTGTGTAGCCCACTACCAGCTCATTCAGTCCATCACCATCTGCatccagacagagacacagagagagagagagacacacagaaacacagagagagagagagagagagagagagagagagagagagagagagagagagagagagagagagagagagagagagagagagcatttcaTTAAGAGCAGGACGCATGCACAGCAAATCTATATACACCGCATCATCACACAACAATCTTACCAATGTCACTAATAAGAATGACTTTGGTGTTGGCAGGAATGTGCTGGGTAAAACTGGGCTTTTGGTCTTCAGAGAATAGAGTTTCATGCTGGCTGGAAGATTCTGCCTTGCCTGACCCAATCCCTGTCAGGTCAAACAGGTTGAACCAACCTTCTGCTCCAACAGCCACTACAAAGTTCTACAAGATATGATAAAGTGGCCATTATGACAACTATTTGATACTGTATGAGTGAGCaaaaaacaatacaatgttATTTTGAGATAGCTTTCACTGCTTGACCATCTCATGTTTATGCGACTCACCTTTCCTTTGTTACAGACATCTCCAACTGCAACGCATGTGAGCTAGTACACAAGAACAAATGAAGAATGAAAGGTGACGCAAGATAAGTTTTCCCACCTCTCTAACTGAATTCTAATTTCAACCTTATAAGACTGAAAGGATAAACACGAGTAAAATAATAAGCCTTGAAAGAGTTACACATTACTTCTGTTTCGTAGCGTACGCTAACAAAAACTATAAAATATGTTTCTTTACTAACCATGCCCGCGCACGTTCTGGTGATCCAGGGTTTGGATTCATCATTCTTGTACACGAGCAGTTTTCCACTAGTGTCACCTACGACGAGTTCATTAAGCTAAGGGTAGGGGACAAGTCATATCGACAGGAAGATCAACAAATCAGACAATGCACTGAATTTATTGTTTTATAACATAAATCAAGCGAATGTATGAGTACGcattcttgaagagagacataaCTTTTCAACTGAAGTTACGGCACATTTTCAAATCTGAAATATTAGCCTTCGTTAAACGTTAGCTACTGGCACGAGCTAATGATATATTACCGAGTCGTTATCGGCATCTCCGAGGCATATTGCGTGAGGGAACAGGGTCCCCGTGAAATCCAAGCTGACACGCTGAACATAGCTCAGGGACCGCATATGAGCGCCTAGGAGACTGCAAGACTTACTTAATGTTTCAATTAAGAACTACCAATCTAGCTGTAGAAGCTAATAAATACTGCACATGACTTCTCTCTAAGCAAAAAGTAAACAGAGGAGCGCATGATAAAACCCCTACGGAAGCCCAAGAAAGACATTCTTGTTGAGTTTGTGATGAGCGAATCGAGAGCTATCTTGATTCGCCATATTCTAACAACAATTACACTTTTAATTGTTAACATGCACGCCCCTGAAAAGTAGTGTGCCAAAATCtctcattttatttattttttgttttcctatttTAACTCTTGCTTTTCACCTTAGTGTAGTAGATAATCGGAAGGATGAACAGTGCCGTCATGCGGTAGATCATGAGTAAACACGAATGTGTTGATACACAGCGACACCTCTAGAGGGAACTGCTGTACAGCGTAAATATTGTGATCTATTTTTGTTTCTGTTCTTTAACAttgataataaactattataatGTTTGAAGCAATGTCATACAAAACGTAATTTGCAATCAACCTTCCagaaatattttgtatttaaatgAGATGGCTATTTAATACTCTGACAGGTCAACACGCCTAACAATGTATGTCTTATTACTTCTTAGTGATAATGCTAATATCAAGGGCCTAATACACGCAGAGGCGCTAGTACGGAgcctttaaaaaaatgtaacgG
This region includes:
- the itfg2 gene encoding KICSTOR complex protein ITFG2 isoform X2 — protein: MRSLSYVQRVSLDFTGTLFPHAICLGDADNDSLNELVVGDTSGKLLVYKNDESKPWITRTCAGMLTCVAVGDVCNKGKNFVVAVGAEGWFNLFDLTGIGSGKAESSSQHETLFSEDQKPSFTQHIPANTKVILISDIDGDGLNELVVGYTDRVVRAFRWEEPSDSSDPSTGQLVLLKKWLLEGQVDSLSVNPGPGGSPELMVSQPGCGYAILLCSWTQQASSGSGDDAPATPACEGPSRDVILHLTTGRIHNKNVSTHLIGSISRGSKGDSSKFGLFALCTLDGTLKLMDSSEQLMWSVQVDHQLFALQKLDVTGDGSEEVVACAWDGQTYIIDQNRTVVRFQFDENVNAFCAGQYTCKDGKNSPCLVYVSFNHKIFVYWRVELERMEPTNLLRVLEERSEFKARLEQLGVDPEDTTAVRELVGGLLYGDAQKKTSSE
- the itfg2 gene encoding KICSTOR complex protein ITFG2 isoform X1; the protein is MRSLSYVQRVSLDFTGTLFPHAICLGDADNDSLNELVVGDTSGKLLVYKNDESKPWITRTCAGMLTCVAVGDVCNKGKNFVVAVGAEGWFNLFDLTGIGSGKAESSSQHETLFSEDQKPSFTQHIPANTKVILISDIDGDGLNELVVGYTDRVVRAFRWEEPSDSSDPSTGQLVLLKKWLLEGQVDSLSVNPGPGGSPELMVSQPGCGYAILLCSWTQQASSGSGDDAPATPACEGPSRDVILHLTTGRIHNKNVSTHLIGSISRGSKGDSSKFGLFALCTLDGTLKLMDSSEQLMWSVQVDHQLFALQKLDVTGDGSEEVVACAWDGQTYIIDQNRTVVRFQFDENVNAFCAGQYTCKDGKNSPCLVYVSFNHKIFVYWRVELERMEPTNLLRVLEERSEFKARLEQLGVGHRRDTARLLQRWCSSTTPLLPHSALSLPSLL